One Roseburia rectibacter DNA window includes the following coding sequences:
- a CDS encoding CDP-glycerol glycerophosphotransferase family protein encodes MNWRINESGVSATIENIEWERIHLILTVRLHIDGQKTYDIDKMEFYAVNNFGGCGVKFDVRRKEDIIKLHVNVTNNGDLRCIPRGTYRIFVCEKDCVLAECETSPDIADQLEAMSRNFLYGERGKSYNVTFYIEDGTDTLPFRMHCIALGAVGVTFPQNPSFLKKINLIKALKDCYLSSRSVLRRVYKWYSFLYKSRRKNTVLFMTEQNQKIASNLKAVSDRMVDRQLDQQYRLLYSARPAAAEPQSKKSWIGLMKLLAQSGTIFIDDHAPVLDWLKLDDDTTLIQLWHAGAGFKSSGYSRWGHEGCPSPQSCHRQYKYGIAGSKNIAPFFSEVWGINDEQVLPTGMPRMDEYLDEQHRNEKIKELYEQFPMCRGKKVILFAPTYRGRNKKTAYYPYELIDFEKLYQICGDEYVVLFKMHPWVNKDIVIEKKYADKFLDVKKYPNINDLFYIVDLLITDYSSNIFEYSLMRKPMLFFAFDKIQYSFSRGFHRDYEESAPGKVCYSFEEVLSAITDKDFEYEKVEQYITHHFDYIDSGASDRVIDWILLGKMPENISNAIKKKQEEIQRMHELDFATGMLVQQDD; translated from the coding sequence ATGAATTGGAGAATCAATGAGAGTGGTGTATCAGCGACAATTGAAAATATTGAATGGGAAAGAATACACTTGATTCTTACAGTAAGGCTGCATATTGACGGGCAGAAAACGTATGATATAGATAAGATGGAATTTTATGCGGTAAATAATTTTGGGGGATGTGGAGTTAAGTTCGATGTACGCAGGAAAGAAGATATCATCAAACTTCATGTTAATGTAACAAATAATGGTGACCTACGTTGTATTCCGAGGGGAACATATCGTATTTTTGTATGTGAAAAAGATTGTGTTCTGGCAGAGTGTGAAACCAGTCCTGATATTGCAGATCAATTAGAAGCAATGTCCAGAAACTTTTTGTACGGTGAAAGGGGAAAATCTTACAATGTTACATTTTATATAGAAGATGGAACGGATACACTGCCATTCCGTATGCATTGTATCGCATTAGGGGCAGTAGGGGTTACATTTCCACAGAATCCAAGCTTCCTCAAAAAAATAAATTTGATAAAAGCATTGAAAGACTGCTATTTATCTAGCAGATCTGTTTTAAGAAGAGTATATAAATGGTATTCATTTTTGTATAAAAGCAGACGAAAAAATACAGTCCTTTTTATGACAGAACAGAATCAGAAAATTGCATCAAATTTAAAAGCAGTTTCAGACAGAATGGTTGACAGACAGCTGGATCAGCAATATCGGTTATTGTATTCTGCACGTCCTGCAGCGGCAGAGCCGCAAAGTAAAAAAAGCTGGATTGGTCTTATGAAATTACTGGCACAGAGCGGCACTATTTTTATTGACGATCATGCACCGGTACTGGATTGGCTAAAACTGGATGATGATACAACGCTGATTCAATTATGGCATGCAGGAGCAGGGTTTAAATCATCAGGCTACAGTCGCTGGGGACATGAAGGATGTCCTTCACCGCAGTCCTGTCACAGACAATATAAGTACGGAATTGCTGGCTCAAAAAATATCGCACCGTTTTTTTCGGAAGTATGGGGAATTAATGATGAGCAAGTATTGCCAACAGGAATGCCCCGTATGGATGAGTATTTGGATGAGCAGCATAGGAATGAAAAAATAAAAGAATTGTATGAGCAGTTTCCAATGTGCAGAGGTAAAAAAGTCATACTTTTTGCACCTACCTACCGTGGAAGAAATAAAAAAACAGCATATTATCCGTATGAATTGATCGATTTTGAAAAGTTATATCAGATCTGTGGAGATGAATATGTAGTTTTATTTAAAATGCATCCATGGGTAAATAAAGATATTGTGATTGAAAAAAAATATGCGGATAAATTCTTGGATGTAAAAAAATACCCGAATATTAATGATCTGTTCTATATTGTTGATTTATTAATTACAGATTATTCGTCGAATATTTTTGAATATTCACTCATGAGAAAACCGATGCTGTTTTTTGCATTCGACAAGATTCAGTATTCTTTTTCCAGAGGATTTCATAGAGATTATGAAGAATCTGCACCGGGTAAGGTATGTTATTCATTTGAGGAGGTGCTTTCTGCAATTACAGATAAGGACTTTGAATATGAAAAAGTTGAACAATATATCACACATCATTTTGATTATATAGACAGCGGTGCATCGGATCGTGTGATAGATTGGATTTTACTTGGAAAGATGCCTGAGAATATCAGTAATGCGATTAAGAAAAAACAGGAAGAAATACAGCGTATGCATGAGCTTGATTTTGCTACAGGTATGTTGGTACAACAGGATGACTAA